A genome region from Triplophysa rosa linkage group LG24, Trosa_1v2, whole genome shotgun sequence includes the following:
- the celf2 gene encoding CUGBP Elav-like family member 2 isoform X5: protein MLEHSSELGFVPSVCVDSMRYPSTANNPVSMRSTEELLLSNGTAGKMNGALEHSDQPDPDAIKMFVGQIPRSWSEKELKELFEPYGAVYQINILRDRSQNPPQSKGCCFVTFYTRKAALEAQNALHNIKTLTGMHHPIQMKPADSEKSNAVEDRKLFIGMVSKKCNENDIRVMFSAFGQIEECRILRGPDGLSRGCAFVTFSTRAMAQNAIKAMHQSQTMEGCSSPMVVKFADTQKDKEQRRLQQQLAQQMQQLNSASAWGSLTGLTGLTPQYLAVRGHTHAATPTSSTASAAAALLQQATTSSNLGAFSGIQQMAGMNALQLQNLATLAAAAAAAQSSASPSTASALTSSTGSLGALASPAGSTANSSMGAMGSMGSMGSMGSLGSLGTLQGLAGATVGLNNINALAGMAALNGGLGSTGLSNGSAGPMDALTQAYSGIQQYAAAALPTLYSQSLLQQQSAAGSQKEGPEGANLFIYHLPQEFGDQDILQMFMPFGNVVSAKVFIDKQTNLSKCFGFVSYDNPVSAQAAIQAMNGFQIGMKRLKVQLKRSKNDSKPY from the exons TAACGGTACAGCTGGGAAGATGAATGGCGCCCTGGAACACTCGGACCAGCCCGATCCAGACGCCATAAAGATGTTCGTGGGACAGATCCCACGCTCCTGGTCCGAGAAAGAGTTGAAGGAGTTGTTCGAGCCGTACGGAGCCGTTTACCAGATCAACATACTGCGAGATCGCAGCCAGAACCCACCACAGAGTAAAG GGTGCTGTTTTGTCACATTCTACACGCGGAAAGCTGCCCTGGAggcccagaatgcactgcacaACATAAAGACCTTAACTGGG ATGCACCATCCCATACAGATGAAGCCCGCAGACAGTGAGAAATCAAATG CGGTGGAGGACAGAAAGCTGTTCATCGGCATGGTGTCCAAGAAGTGCAACGAGAACGACATCCGGGTCATGTTCTCTGCCTTCGGACAGATCGAGGAGTGCCGTATCCTGAGGGGACCAGACGGACTCAGCCGAG GATGTGCGTTTGTCACGTTTTCTACCAGGGCTATGGCACAGAATGCAATCAAAGCCATGCATCAGTCTCAAACCATGGAG GGCTGCTCCTCCCCAATGGTGGTGAAGTTTGCAGACACACAGAAGGATAAGGAACAACGGCGGCTCCAGCAGCAGTTGGCACAGCAGATGCAGCAGTTGAACAGCGCGTCTGCATGGGGCAGTCTCACTGGGCTGACCGGCCTCACCCCACAGTATCTGGCAGTAAGAGGACACACCCACGCAGCCACGCCCACCAGCAGCACAGCCAGCGCGGCCGCCGCA TTGCTCCAACAAGCGACCACCTCCAGTAACCTAGGAGCGTTCAGTGGTATTCAACAAATGGCAG gTATGAATGCTCTGCAGTTGCAGAATCTTGCCACTCTAGCAGCAGCAGCGGCTGCAGCACAGAGCTCGGCCAGCCCGTCCACCGCTAGTGCCCTGACCTCCAGCACAGGGTCCCTGGGAGCCCTGGCCAGCCCAG CAGGTTCCACGGCTAACTCTAGCATGGGTGCGATGGGTTCCATGGGTTCCATGGGTTCCATGGGTTCCCTGGGTTCTCTGGGCACACTGCAGGGTCTGGCCGGGGCCACCGTTGGCCTCAATAACATAAATGCACTAGCAG GTATGGCGGCTCTGAACGGCGGGCTGGGCAGCACGGGCCTGAGTAACGGGTCGGCCGGGCCCATGGACGCTCTCACACAGGCCTACTCAGGGATCCAACAGTACGCGGCCGCCGCCCTGCCCACCCTCTACAGCCAGTCCTTACTGCAGCAACAGAGCGCTGCGGGAAGCCAGAAAGAGG GACCTGAAGGGGCCAATCTGTTCATCTACCACCTGCCACAGGAGTTCGGGGACCAGGACATCCTACAGATGTTCATGCCTTTTGGAAATGTGGTGTCTGCCAAAGTCTTTATCGACAAACAGACCAATCTGAGCAAGTGCTTTG GTTTCGTCAGTTATGACAATCCAGTATCAGCACAGGCTGCCATTCAGGCGATGAACGGGTTTCAGATCGGCATGAAGCGCCTCAAAGTCCAGCTCAAGCGCTCAAAGAACGACAGCAAACCGTACTGA
- the celf2 gene encoding CUGBP Elav-like family member 2 isoform X7 codes for MLEHSSELGFVPSVCVDSMRYPSTANNPVSMRSTEELLLSNGTAGKMNGALEHSDQPDPDAIKMFVGQIPRSWSEKELKELFEPYGAVYQINILRDRSQNPPQSKGCCFVTFYTRKAALEAQNALHNIKTLTGMHHPIQMKPADSEKSNAVEDRKLFIGMVSKKCNENDIRVMFSAFGQIEECRILRGPDGLSRGCAFVTFSTRAMAQNAIKAMHQSQTMEGCSSPMVVKFADTQKDKEQRRLQQQLAQQMQQLNSASAWGSLTGLTGLTPQYLAVRGHTHAATPTSSTASAAAALLQQATTSSNLGAFSGIQQMAGMNALQLQNLATLAAAAAAAQSSASPSTASALTSSTGSLGALASPGSTANSSMGAMGSMGSMGSMGSLGSLGTLQGLAGATVGLNNINALAGMAALNGGLGSTGLSNGSAGPMDALTQAYSGIQQYAAAALPTLYSQSLLQQQSAAGSQKEGPEGANLFIYHLPQEFGDQDILQMFMPFGNVVSAKVFIDKQTNLSKCFGFVSYDNPVSAQAAIQAMNGFQIGMKRLKVQLKRSKNDSKPY; via the exons TAACGGTACAGCTGGGAAGATGAATGGCGCCCTGGAACACTCGGACCAGCCCGATCCAGACGCCATAAAGATGTTCGTGGGACAGATCCCACGCTCCTGGTCCGAGAAAGAGTTGAAGGAGTTGTTCGAGCCGTACGGAGCCGTTTACCAGATCAACATACTGCGAGATCGCAGCCAGAACCCACCACAGAGTAAAG GGTGCTGTTTTGTCACATTCTACACGCGGAAAGCTGCCCTGGAggcccagaatgcactgcacaACATAAAGACCTTAACTGGG ATGCACCATCCCATACAGATGAAGCCCGCAGACAGTGAGAAATCAAATG CGGTGGAGGACAGAAAGCTGTTCATCGGCATGGTGTCCAAGAAGTGCAACGAGAACGACATCCGGGTCATGTTCTCTGCCTTCGGACAGATCGAGGAGTGCCGTATCCTGAGGGGACCAGACGGACTCAGCCGAG GATGTGCGTTTGTCACGTTTTCTACCAGGGCTATGGCACAGAATGCAATCAAAGCCATGCATCAGTCTCAAACCATGGAG GGCTGCTCCTCCCCAATGGTGGTGAAGTTTGCAGACACACAGAAGGATAAGGAACAACGGCGGCTCCAGCAGCAGTTGGCACAGCAGATGCAGCAGTTGAACAGCGCGTCTGCATGGGGCAGTCTCACTGGGCTGACCGGCCTCACCCCACAGTATCTGGCAGTAAGAGGACACACCCACGCAGCCACGCCCACCAGCAGCACAGCCAGCGCGGCCGCCGCA TTGCTCCAACAAGCGACCACCTCCAGTAACCTAGGAGCGTTCAGTGGTATTCAACAAATGGCAG gTATGAATGCTCTGCAGTTGCAGAATCTTGCCACTCTAGCAGCAGCAGCGGCTGCAGCACAGAGCTCGGCCAGCCCGTCCACCGCTAGTGCCCTGACCTCCAGCACAGGGTCCCTGGGAGCCCTGGCCAGCCCAG GTTCCACGGCTAACTCTAGCATGGGTGCGATGGGTTCCATGGGTTCCATGGGTTCCATGGGTTCCCTGGGTTCTCTGGGCACACTGCAGGGTCTGGCCGGGGCCACCGTTGGCCTCAATAACATAAATGCACTAGCAG GTATGGCGGCTCTGAACGGCGGGCTGGGCAGCACGGGCCTGAGTAACGGGTCGGCCGGGCCCATGGACGCTCTCACACAGGCCTACTCAGGGATCCAACAGTACGCGGCCGCCGCCCTGCCCACCCTCTACAGCCAGTCCTTACTGCAGCAACAGAGCGCTGCGGGAAGCCAGAAAGAGG GACCTGAAGGGGCCAATCTGTTCATCTACCACCTGCCACAGGAGTTCGGGGACCAGGACATCCTACAGATGTTCATGCCTTTTGGAAATGTGGTGTCTGCCAAAGTCTTTATCGACAAACAGACCAATCTGAGCAAGTGCTTTG GTTTCGTCAGTTATGACAATCCAGTATCAGCACAGGCTGCCATTCAGGCGATGAACGGGTTTCAGATCGGCATGAAGCGCCTCAAAGTCCAGCTCAAGCGCTCAAAGAACGACAGCAAACCGTACTGA
- the celf2 gene encoding CUGBP Elav-like family member 2 isoform X3 produces the protein MLEHSSELGFVPSVCVDSMRYPSTANNPVSMRSTEELLLSNGTAGKMNGALEHSDQPDPDAIKMFVGQIPRSWSEKELKELFEPYGAVYQINILRDRSQNPPQSKGCCFVTFYTRKAALEAQNALHNIKTLTGMHHPIQMKPADSEKSNAVEDRKLFIGMVSKKCNENDIRVMFSAFGQIEECRILRGPDGLSRGCAFVTFSTRAMAQNAIKAMHQSQTMEGCSSPMVVKFADTQKDKEQRRLQQQLAQQMQQLNSASAWGSLTGLTGLTPQYLAVRGHTHAATPTSSTASAAAALLQQATTSSNLGAFSGIQQMAGMNALQLQNLATLAAAAAAAQSSASPSTASALTSSTGSLGALASPAGSTANSSMGAMGSMGSMGSMGSLGSLGTLQGLAGATVGLNNINALAVAHMLSGMAALNGGLGSTGLSNGSAGPMDALTQAYSGIQQYAAAALPTLYSQSLLQQQSAAGSQKEGPEGANLFIYHLPQEFGDQDILQMFMPFGNVVSAKVFIDKQTNLSKCFGFVSYDNPVSAQAAIQAMNGFQIGMKRLKVQLKRSKNDSKPY, from the exons TAACGGTACAGCTGGGAAGATGAATGGCGCCCTGGAACACTCGGACCAGCCCGATCCAGACGCCATAAAGATGTTCGTGGGACAGATCCCACGCTCCTGGTCCGAGAAAGAGTTGAAGGAGTTGTTCGAGCCGTACGGAGCCGTTTACCAGATCAACATACTGCGAGATCGCAGCCAGAACCCACCACAGAGTAAAG GGTGCTGTTTTGTCACATTCTACACGCGGAAAGCTGCCCTGGAggcccagaatgcactgcacaACATAAAGACCTTAACTGGG ATGCACCATCCCATACAGATGAAGCCCGCAGACAGTGAGAAATCAAATG CGGTGGAGGACAGAAAGCTGTTCATCGGCATGGTGTCCAAGAAGTGCAACGAGAACGACATCCGGGTCATGTTCTCTGCCTTCGGACAGATCGAGGAGTGCCGTATCCTGAGGGGACCAGACGGACTCAGCCGAG GATGTGCGTTTGTCACGTTTTCTACCAGGGCTATGGCACAGAATGCAATCAAAGCCATGCATCAGTCTCAAACCATGGAG GGCTGCTCCTCCCCAATGGTGGTGAAGTTTGCAGACACACAGAAGGATAAGGAACAACGGCGGCTCCAGCAGCAGTTGGCACAGCAGATGCAGCAGTTGAACAGCGCGTCTGCATGGGGCAGTCTCACTGGGCTGACCGGCCTCACCCCACAGTATCTGGCAGTAAGAGGACACACCCACGCAGCCACGCCCACCAGCAGCACAGCCAGCGCGGCCGCCGCA TTGCTCCAACAAGCGACCACCTCCAGTAACCTAGGAGCGTTCAGTGGTATTCAACAAATGGCAG gTATGAATGCTCTGCAGTTGCAGAATCTTGCCACTCTAGCAGCAGCAGCGGCTGCAGCACAGAGCTCGGCCAGCCCGTCCACCGCTAGTGCCCTGACCTCCAGCACAGGGTCCCTGGGAGCCCTGGCCAGCCCAG CAGGTTCCACGGCTAACTCTAGCATGGGTGCGATGGGTTCCATGGGTTCCATGGGTTCCATGGGTTCCCTGGGTTCTCTGGGCACACTGCAGGGTCTGGCCGGGGCCACCGTTGGCCTCAATAACATAAATGCACTAGCAG TTGCTCACATGCTCTCAGGTATGGCGGCTCTGAACGGCGGGCTGGGCAGCACGGGCCTGAGTAACGGGTCGGCCGGGCCCATGGACGCTCTCACACAGGCCTACTCAGGGATCCAACAGTACGCGGCCGCCGCCCTGCCCACCCTCTACAGCCAGTCCTTACTGCAGCAACAGAGCGCTGCGGGAAGCCAGAAAGAGG GACCTGAAGGGGCCAATCTGTTCATCTACCACCTGCCACAGGAGTTCGGGGACCAGGACATCCTACAGATGTTCATGCCTTTTGGAAATGTGGTGTCTGCCAAAGTCTTTATCGACAAACAGACCAATCTGAGCAAGTGCTTTG GTTTCGTCAGTTATGACAATCCAGTATCAGCACAGGCTGCCATTCAGGCGATGAACGGGTTTCAGATCGGCATGAAGCGCCTCAAAGTCCAGCTCAAGCGCTCAAAGAACGACAGCAAACCGTACTGA
- the celf2 gene encoding CUGBP Elav-like family member 2 isoform X8: protein MSFKQFKDLGVSAERIGSFCKRWMNRVQSNGTAGKMNGALEHSDQPDPDAIKMFVGQIPRSWSEKELKELFEPYGAVYQINILRDRSQNPPQSKGCCFVTFYTRKAALEAQNALHNIKTLTGMHHPIQMKPADSEKSNAVEDRKLFIGMVSKKCNENDIRVMFSAFGQIEECRILRGPDGLSRGCAFVTFSTRAMAQNAIKAMHQSQTMEGCSSPMVVKFADTQKDKEQRRLQQQLAQQMQQLNSASAWGSLTGLTGLTPQYLAVRGHTHAATPTSSTASAAAALLQQATTSSNLGAFSGIQQMAGMNALQLQNLATLAAAAAAAQSSASPSTASALTSSTGSLGALASPAGSTANSSMGAMGSMGSMGSMGSLGSLGTLQGLAGATVGLNNINALAGSVNIAHMLSGMAALNGGLGSTGLSNGSAGPMDALTQAYSGIQQYAAAALPTLYSQSLLQQQSAAGSQKEGPEGANLFIYHLPQEFGDQDILQMFMPFGNVVSAKVFIDKQTNLSKCFGFVSYDNPVSAQAAIQAMNGFQIGMKRLKVQLKRSKNDSKPY from the exons ATGTCCTTTAAACAGTTCAAAGACTTGGGCGTCTCCGCAGAGAGAATAGGGTCCTTCTGCAAGAGATGGATGAATCGAGTGCAGAG TAACGGTACAGCTGGGAAGATGAATGGCGCCCTGGAACACTCGGACCAGCCCGATCCAGACGCCATAAAGATGTTCGTGGGACAGATCCCACGCTCCTGGTCCGAGAAAGAGTTGAAGGAGTTGTTCGAGCCGTACGGAGCCGTTTACCAGATCAACATACTGCGAGATCGCAGCCAGAACCCACCACAGAGTAAAG GGTGCTGTTTTGTCACATTCTACACGCGGAAAGCTGCCCTGGAggcccagaatgcactgcacaACATAAAGACCTTAACTGGG ATGCACCATCCCATACAGATGAAGCCCGCAGACAGTGAGAAATCAAATG CGGTGGAGGACAGAAAGCTGTTCATCGGCATGGTGTCCAAGAAGTGCAACGAGAACGACATCCGGGTCATGTTCTCTGCCTTCGGACAGATCGAGGAGTGCCGTATCCTGAGGGGACCAGACGGACTCAGCCGAG GATGTGCGTTTGTCACGTTTTCTACCAGGGCTATGGCACAGAATGCAATCAAAGCCATGCATCAGTCTCAAACCATGGAG GGCTGCTCCTCCCCAATGGTGGTGAAGTTTGCAGACACACAGAAGGATAAGGAACAACGGCGGCTCCAGCAGCAGTTGGCACAGCAGATGCAGCAGTTGAACAGCGCGTCTGCATGGGGCAGTCTCACTGGGCTGACCGGCCTCACCCCACAGTATCTGGCAGTAAGAGGACACACCCACGCAGCCACGCCCACCAGCAGCACAGCCAGCGCGGCCGCCGCA TTGCTCCAACAAGCGACCACCTCCAGTAACCTAGGAGCGTTCAGTGGTATTCAACAAATGGCAG gTATGAATGCTCTGCAGTTGCAGAATCTTGCCACTCTAGCAGCAGCAGCGGCTGCAGCACAGAGCTCGGCCAGCCCGTCCACCGCTAGTGCCCTGACCTCCAGCACAGGGTCCCTGGGAGCCCTGGCCAGCCCAG CAGGTTCCACGGCTAACTCTAGCATGGGTGCGATGGGTTCCATGGGTTCCATGGGTTCCATGGGTTCCCTGGGTTCTCTGGGCACACTGCAGGGTCTGGCCGGGGCCACCGTTGGCCTCAATAACATAAATGCACTAGCAGGTAGCGTCAACA TTGCTCACATGCTCTCAGGTATGGCGGCTCTGAACGGCGGGCTGGGCAGCACGGGCCTGAGTAACGGGTCGGCCGGGCCCATGGACGCTCTCACACAGGCCTACTCAGGGATCCAACAGTACGCGGCCGCCGCCCTGCCCACCCTCTACAGCCAGTCCTTACTGCAGCAACAGAGCGCTGCGGGAAGCCAGAAAGAGG GACCTGAAGGGGCCAATCTGTTCATCTACCACCTGCCACAGGAGTTCGGGGACCAGGACATCCTACAGATGTTCATGCCTTTTGGAAATGTGGTGTCTGCCAAAGTCTTTATCGACAAACAGACCAATCTGAGCAAGTGCTTTG GTTTCGTCAGTTATGACAATCCAGTATCAGCACAGGCTGCCATTCAGGCGATGAACGGGTTTCAGATCGGCATGAAGCGCCTCAAAGTCCAGCTCAAGCGCTCAAAGAACGACAGCAAACCGTACTGA
- the celf2 gene encoding CUGBP Elav-like family member 2 isoform X9, whose protein sequence is MTSSYNLDFLPEMMVDGRLLGTGERINGTAGKMNGALEHSDQPDPDAIKMFVGQIPRSWSEKELKELFEPYGAVYQINILRDRSQNPPQSKGCCFVTFYTRKAALEAQNALHNIKTLTGMHHPIQMKPADSEKSNAVEDRKLFIGMVSKKCNENDIRVMFSAFGQIEECRILRGPDGLSRGCAFVTFSTRAMAQNAIKAMHQSQTMEGCSSPMVVKFADTQKDKEQRRLQQQLAQQMQQLNSASAWGSLTGLTGLTPQYLAVRGHTHAATPTSSTASAAAALLQQATTSSNLGAFSGIQQMAGMNALQLQNLATLAAAAAAAQSSASPSTASALTSSTGSLGALASPAGSTANSSMGAMGSMGSMGSMGSLGSLGTLQGLAGATVGLNNINALAGSVNIAHMLSGMAALNGGLGSTGLSNGSAGPMDALTQAYSGIQQYAAAALPTLYSQSLLQQQSAAGSQKEGPEGANLFIYHLPQEFGDQDILQMFMPFGNVVSAKVFIDKQTNLSKCFGFVSYDNPVSAQAAIQAMNGFQIGMKRLKVQLKRSKNDSKPY, encoded by the exons TAACGGTACAGCTGGGAAGATGAATGGCGCCCTGGAACACTCGGACCAGCCCGATCCAGACGCCATAAAGATGTTCGTGGGACAGATCCCACGCTCCTGGTCCGAGAAAGAGTTGAAGGAGTTGTTCGAGCCGTACGGAGCCGTTTACCAGATCAACATACTGCGAGATCGCAGCCAGAACCCACCACAGAGTAAAG GGTGCTGTTTTGTCACATTCTACACGCGGAAAGCTGCCCTGGAggcccagaatgcactgcacaACATAAAGACCTTAACTGGG ATGCACCATCCCATACAGATGAAGCCCGCAGACAGTGAGAAATCAAATG CGGTGGAGGACAGAAAGCTGTTCATCGGCATGGTGTCCAAGAAGTGCAACGAGAACGACATCCGGGTCATGTTCTCTGCCTTCGGACAGATCGAGGAGTGCCGTATCCTGAGGGGACCAGACGGACTCAGCCGAG GATGTGCGTTTGTCACGTTTTCTACCAGGGCTATGGCACAGAATGCAATCAAAGCCATGCATCAGTCTCAAACCATGGAG GGCTGCTCCTCCCCAATGGTGGTGAAGTTTGCAGACACACAGAAGGATAAGGAACAACGGCGGCTCCAGCAGCAGTTGGCACAGCAGATGCAGCAGTTGAACAGCGCGTCTGCATGGGGCAGTCTCACTGGGCTGACCGGCCTCACCCCACAGTATCTGGCAGTAAGAGGACACACCCACGCAGCCACGCCCACCAGCAGCACAGCCAGCGCGGCCGCCGCA TTGCTCCAACAAGCGACCACCTCCAGTAACCTAGGAGCGTTCAGTGGTATTCAACAAATGGCAG gTATGAATGCTCTGCAGTTGCAGAATCTTGCCACTCTAGCAGCAGCAGCGGCTGCAGCACAGAGCTCGGCCAGCCCGTCCACCGCTAGTGCCCTGACCTCCAGCACAGGGTCCCTGGGAGCCCTGGCCAGCCCAG CAGGTTCCACGGCTAACTCTAGCATGGGTGCGATGGGTTCCATGGGTTCCATGGGTTCCATGGGTTCCCTGGGTTCTCTGGGCACACTGCAGGGTCTGGCCGGGGCCACCGTTGGCCTCAATAACATAAATGCACTAGCAGGTAGCGTCAACA TTGCTCACATGCTCTCAGGTATGGCGGCTCTGAACGGCGGGCTGGGCAGCACGGGCCTGAGTAACGGGTCGGCCGGGCCCATGGACGCTCTCACACAGGCCTACTCAGGGATCCAACAGTACGCGGCCGCCGCCCTGCCCACCCTCTACAGCCAGTCCTTACTGCAGCAACAGAGCGCTGCGGGAAGCCAGAAAGAGG GACCTGAAGGGGCCAATCTGTTCATCTACCACCTGCCACAGGAGTTCGGGGACCAGGACATCCTACAGATGTTCATGCCTTTTGGAAATGTGGTGTCTGCCAAAGTCTTTATCGACAAACAGACCAATCTGAGCAAGTGCTTTG GTTTCGTCAGTTATGACAATCCAGTATCAGCACAGGCTGCCATTCAGGCGATGAACGGGTTTCAGATCGGCATGAAGCGCCTCAAAGTCCAGCTCAAGCGCTCAAAGAACGACAGCAAACCGTACTGA
- the celf2 gene encoding CUGBP Elav-like family member 2 isoform X4 produces the protein MLEHSSELGFVPSVCVDSMRYPSTANNPVSMRSTEELLLSNGTAGKMNGALEHSDQPDPDAIKMFVGQIPRSWSEKELKELFEPYGAVYQINILRDRSQNPPQSKGCCFVTFYTRKAALEAQNALHNIKTLTGMHHPIQMKPADSEKSNAVEDRKLFIGMVSKKCNENDIRVMFSAFGQIEECRILRGPDGLSRGCAFVTFSTRAMAQNAIKAMHQSQTMEGCSSPMVVKFADTQKDKEQRRLQQQLAQQMQQLNSASAWGSLTGLTGLTPQYLAVRGHTHAATPTSSTASAAAALLQQATTSSNLGAFSGIQQMAGMNALQLQNLATLAAAAAAAQSSASPSTASALTSSTGSLGALASPAGSTANSSMGAMGSMGSMGSMGSLGSLGTLQGLAGATVGLNNINALAGSVNSMAALNGGLGSTGLSNGSAGPMDALTQAYSGIQQYAAAALPTLYSQSLLQQQSAAGSQKEGPEGANLFIYHLPQEFGDQDILQMFMPFGNVVSAKVFIDKQTNLSKCFGFVSYDNPVSAQAAIQAMNGFQIGMKRLKVQLKRSKNDSKPY, from the exons TAACGGTACAGCTGGGAAGATGAATGGCGCCCTGGAACACTCGGACCAGCCCGATCCAGACGCCATAAAGATGTTCGTGGGACAGATCCCACGCTCCTGGTCCGAGAAAGAGTTGAAGGAGTTGTTCGAGCCGTACGGAGCCGTTTACCAGATCAACATACTGCGAGATCGCAGCCAGAACCCACCACAGAGTAAAG GGTGCTGTTTTGTCACATTCTACACGCGGAAAGCTGCCCTGGAggcccagaatgcactgcacaACATAAAGACCTTAACTGGG ATGCACCATCCCATACAGATGAAGCCCGCAGACAGTGAGAAATCAAATG CGGTGGAGGACAGAAAGCTGTTCATCGGCATGGTGTCCAAGAAGTGCAACGAGAACGACATCCGGGTCATGTTCTCTGCCTTCGGACAGATCGAGGAGTGCCGTATCCTGAGGGGACCAGACGGACTCAGCCGAG GATGTGCGTTTGTCACGTTTTCTACCAGGGCTATGGCACAGAATGCAATCAAAGCCATGCATCAGTCTCAAACCATGGAG GGCTGCTCCTCCCCAATGGTGGTGAAGTTTGCAGACACACAGAAGGATAAGGAACAACGGCGGCTCCAGCAGCAGTTGGCACAGCAGATGCAGCAGTTGAACAGCGCGTCTGCATGGGGCAGTCTCACTGGGCTGACCGGCCTCACCCCACAGTATCTGGCAGTAAGAGGACACACCCACGCAGCCACGCCCACCAGCAGCACAGCCAGCGCGGCCGCCGCA TTGCTCCAACAAGCGACCACCTCCAGTAACCTAGGAGCGTTCAGTGGTATTCAACAAATGGCAG gTATGAATGCTCTGCAGTTGCAGAATCTTGCCACTCTAGCAGCAGCAGCGGCTGCAGCACAGAGCTCGGCCAGCCCGTCCACCGCTAGTGCCCTGACCTCCAGCACAGGGTCCCTGGGAGCCCTGGCCAGCCCAG CAGGTTCCACGGCTAACTCTAGCATGGGTGCGATGGGTTCCATGGGTTCCATGGGTTCCATGGGTTCCCTGGGTTCTCTGGGCACACTGCAGGGTCTGGCCGGGGCCACCGTTGGCCTCAATAACATAAATGCACTAGCAGGTAGCGTCAACA GTATGGCGGCTCTGAACGGCGGGCTGGGCAGCACGGGCCTGAGTAACGGGTCGGCCGGGCCCATGGACGCTCTCACACAGGCCTACTCAGGGATCCAACAGTACGCGGCCGCCGCCCTGCCCACCCTCTACAGCCAGTCCTTACTGCAGCAACAGAGCGCTGCGGGAAGCCAGAAAGAGG GACCTGAAGGGGCCAATCTGTTCATCTACCACCTGCCACAGGAGTTCGGGGACCAGGACATCCTACAGATGTTCATGCCTTTTGGAAATGTGGTGTCTGCCAAAGTCTTTATCGACAAACAGACCAATCTGAGCAAGTGCTTTG GTTTCGTCAGTTATGACAATCCAGTATCAGCACAGGCTGCCATTCAGGCGATGAACGGGTTTCAGATCGGCATGAAGCGCCTCAAAGTCCAGCTCAAGCGCTCAAAGAACGACAGCAAACCGTACTGA